In a genomic window of Roseiflexus castenholzii DSM 13941:
- the xerD gene encoding site-specific tyrosine recombinase XerD: MNEQVEAFLRHLADERNLSANTIAAYRTDLEQFCEFLHGRRLFAWHDVTHDDVLAFLIDLRERRYASSTVARRVAAVKSFFTFLTGRGIVQRDPTERIDSPKVDRDLPRALTPRQVDELLELPLRSPTPERIRDKAMLELLYATGVRVSELVALNVNDVDLERNEVRCIGKNGRVRVLPINGSAATALEEYFDISRNQLARGSGSSTEALFLNHRGKRLTRQGFWLILKQYAEELGLSDLTPHVLRHSFAVHMLNAGFDLRAVQELLGHTSISTTQIYTHLNHESSHTPHAHPAPRASEVNGVRDEQALVPEEK, translated from the coding sequence ATGAACGAACAGGTCGAAGCGTTTCTGCGCCATCTTGCGGATGAACGCAATCTTTCCGCCAATACGATAGCAGCGTATCGCACGGATCTGGAGCAGTTTTGTGAGTTTCTGCACGGGAGGCGTCTGTTCGCATGGCACGATGTAACGCACGATGATGTGCTCGCGTTTCTGATCGATCTTCGTGAACGTCGATACGCCTCCTCGACTGTGGCGCGCAGAGTCGCTGCGGTGAAGTCGTTCTTTACGTTTCTGACCGGGCGTGGGATTGTGCAGCGCGACCCTACCGAGCGTATCGACTCGCCAAAGGTTGATCGCGATCTGCCGCGCGCTCTGACGCCGCGCCAGGTCGATGAATTGCTGGAATTGCCGTTGCGCTCGCCAACGCCAGAGCGCATCCGCGATAAGGCGATGCTCGAATTGCTCTATGCTACCGGTGTGCGCGTGAGCGAATTGGTGGCATTGAATGTGAACGACGTCGATCTGGAGCGGAACGAAGTGCGTTGCATCGGCAAGAATGGGCGGGTGCGCGTCCTGCCGATCAACGGGTCGGCGGCAACGGCGCTGGAAGAATACTTCGACATCAGTCGCAATCAACTGGCTCGCGGCAGTGGGTCGTCAACCGAAGCGCTGTTCCTCAACCATCGCGGCAAACGCCTGACGCGCCAGGGGTTCTGGTTGATACTCAAGCAGTACGCCGAAGAATTGGGGTTGAGCGATCTGACGCCTCACGTGCTGCGGCATTCGTTTGCCGTGCATATGCTCAATGCCGGTTTTGATCTGCGCGCGGTGCAGGAGTTGCTGGGGCACACATCGATTTCGACCACTCAAATCTATACCCATCTCAATCACGAGTCGTCGCACACACCGCATGCACATCCTGCCCCGCGCGCCAGCGAAGTCAACGGTGTGCGGGACGAGCAGGCGCTCGTGCCAGAAGAAAAGTAA
- the dusB gene encoding tRNA dihydrouridine synthase DusB — protein MYDDLPTQYHIGAITIQPNIVLAPMVGVTDSIFRRMILSLGGCGLVCSEMTNASAVSPRARSRHRQLDYLPEERPIAMQLSGSEPDLVAAAARVVEALGADILDINCGCPSPKVTGGGHGSALLRDLPKMERLLKAVCAAVQIPVTLKFRAGWDDENLNYLDTAKMAEQVGVAALALHPRTRAQGYSGVADWRRVADVKRAVRIPVIGSGDVRDAADALRRLRESGADGVMIGRAAMHNPWIFRQIAQLRAGTQPMVVTPSDKYEFLMHYLDMCHEALPERLALNKLKQLIGQFGIELPGAAALRSAIHHSSGVAEARDHLERFFAQYVETAVIG, from the coding sequence ATGTACGATGACCTTCCGACACAGTATCACATCGGGGCGATAACAATTCAGCCCAACATCGTGCTTGCGCCGATGGTTGGCGTCACCGACAGCATCTTTCGCCGCATGATTCTGAGCCTGGGCGGGTGCGGTCTGGTGTGCAGCGAAATGACCAATGCCTCAGCAGTCAGCCCGCGCGCGCGCAGCCGCCATCGCCAACTCGATTATTTGCCGGAAGAACGCCCGATTGCAATGCAGTTGAGCGGCAGCGAGCCGGACCTGGTTGCGGCGGCTGCGCGCGTCGTCGAAGCGTTGGGCGCAGACATCCTCGATATCAACTGCGGTTGTCCTTCGCCCAAAGTGACGGGCGGCGGGCATGGCTCGGCGCTCCTGCGCGATCTGCCGAAAATGGAACGGTTGCTCAAAGCGGTGTGCGCCGCAGTGCAGATTCCGGTAACACTCAAGTTTCGCGCTGGCTGGGACGACGAGAACCTGAACTATCTGGATACCGCAAAAATGGCGGAGCAGGTCGGTGTTGCGGCGCTGGCGCTGCATCCGCGCACGCGCGCGCAGGGGTACAGTGGCGTCGCCGATTGGCGTCGCGTTGCTGACGTCAAACGCGCTGTGCGCATTCCCGTTATTGGATCGGGTGATGTGCGCGACGCAGCCGATGCACTACGACGCCTGCGCGAGAGTGGCGCCGATGGCGTGATGATCGGACGGGCGGCGATGCACAATCCATGGATCTTTCGTCAAATTGCTCAATTGCGCGCGGGAACGCAGCCGATGGTGGTCACCCCTTCCGACAAGTACGAGTTTTTGATGCACTACTTGGACATGTGCCACGAAGCGTTGCCAGAGCGGCTTGCGCTGAACAAATTGAAACAACTTATCGGGCAGTTTGGTATTGAGTTGCCCGGCGCCGCAGCATTGCGGAGCGCTATCCACCATTCGTCCGGCGTCGCCGAGGCGCGCGATCATCTGGAGCGATTCTTTGCGCAGTATGTTGAAACGGCGGTAATCGGTTGA
- a CDS encoding golvesin C-terminal-like domain-containing protein, with translation MLSTQRLLMVAALVAIFASFPLVDQAHAEETSPSPSSDSPFATSPIAPTYRVFATRQGRVGRRTANGHIIQPRDRFVALPSWSALSSRGGSEYQVRVTYRNRSVVLPVWDVGPWNTRDDYWSPNRQYGDLPVGLPMAQAARQQGYNNGRDEFGRRIRQPNGIDIADGAFWDDLGMVDSDWVEVTFLWLGADPFVASDDASSTTDRAAVEPEAIVVDDGTSEYAATHGRNWQHADCGFGGGHAWSYDTPQATVRSQHRAVWSPDLPGEGFYEVMAFIPTCGPTPTSRAQYSVVHSGAVSDVVIDQGAASGGWVSLGVFHMGPGSSVTLTNQTGADGRAVHFDALKWVPRNDQAPPDASVIEATLLPEGGILVRWDGQDDVSGIASFDVQVRRAPDGEWIDWRSRATDREALFVPSEPGAYAFRARARDWTGKEQPWPDLDDVQIVVP, from the coding sequence ATGTTATCAACTCAACGCTTGTTGATGGTTGCTGCGCTTGTCGCTATCTTCGCATCGTTTCCGCTTGTCGATCAAGCCCACGCTGAAGAGACGTCTCCGTCTCCTTCTTCAGACTCTCCCTTTGCAACCTCACCGATCGCTCCGACGTATCGGGTGTTCGCCACGCGCCAGGGGCGCGTCGGTCGCCGCACTGCCAATGGGCACATCATTCAACCACGCGACCGGTTCGTGGCGCTTCCGTCGTGGAGCGCGCTTTCGAGCCGTGGTGGATCGGAGTATCAGGTGCGCGTCACCTATCGCAACCGCAGCGTCGTGTTGCCGGTGTGGGACGTCGGTCCGTGGAACACGCGCGATGATTACTGGTCACCGAATCGACAGTATGGCGACCTTCCTGTCGGACTGCCAATGGCGCAAGCCGCGCGCCAGCAGGGGTACAACAACGGACGCGATGAGTTTGGGCGCCGTATCCGTCAACCGAACGGCATCGATATTGCCGATGGCGCGTTCTGGGATGATCTTGGTATGGTCGATAGCGATTGGGTCGAGGTGACGTTTTTGTGGCTCGGCGCCGACCCGTTCGTTGCATCAGATGATGCCTCCTCAACGACTGATCGCGCGGCGGTCGAACCGGAGGCGATTGTCGTGGATGATGGCACTTCAGAATACGCTGCAACCCATGGAAGAAACTGGCAACACGCCGACTGCGGATTCGGCGGCGGACACGCCTGGAGTTACGACACGCCGCAGGCAACGGTGCGCTCTCAGCACCGCGCCGTCTGGTCGCCCGATCTCCCAGGAGAAGGCTTCTACGAGGTCATGGCATTCATTCCAACATGCGGTCCAACACCGACGAGCCGGGCGCAGTATTCGGTGGTGCATAGCGGCGCGGTGTCTGATGTGGTTATTGATCAGGGCGCAGCATCCGGTGGATGGGTCTCGCTCGGGGTCTTCCACATGGGACCCGGTAGTTCGGTGACGCTGACCAATCAGACCGGCGCCGATGGTCGCGCGGTGCATTTTGATGCGCTTAAGTGGGTTCCGCGCAACGACCAGGCGCCACCGGACGCTTCGGTGATTGAGGCGACGCTCCTGCCCGAAGGCGGCATTCTGGTGCGCTGGGATGGACAGGACGACGTCAGCGGCATTGCGTCGTTCGATGTGCAGGTGCGTCGCGCCCCCGACGGCGAATGGATCGATTGGCGTAGTCGGGCGACCGATCGGGAAGCGCTCTTCGTTCCCTCTGAGCCGGGCGCCTATGCCTTCCGCGCTCGCGCCCGCGATTGGACCGGCAAAGAACAGCCCTGGCCCGATCTGGATGATGTTCAGATCGTTGTGCCATAG
- a CDS encoding DUF4097 family beta strand repeat-containing protein, translating to MDAPNHERYTTRNLSSSPHDAPPSSHLPTEPHYQRRNGALIAGWILLTLGLAWLLVQFAGDLISPGSRTLIDQIVGGRRIEIDAGNADVTIIRWDRPEFRVQAQQVGWSIGDVNAAVRTNGDTVQVAHQSSCWLFCGRLRYEITAPATAEVRVTTISGDVRIKAIEGDTTVSTTSGDVRLDGIGGALTVNTVSGKVTLRYGRVSSARVGTASGDVDLGGINGSLAVTTISGKIKVRDIVGGPVRLQTTSGRVSADGALSSNFDITSVSGDVSVKLPSKTGYLLVLRTVSGDVEAPGAREKDAPREWRATIGDGTYALNIATTSGDIRIKK from the coding sequence ATGGATGCGCCAAACCACGAACGGTACACGACCAGAAATCTTTCGTCCTCACCACATGATGCGCCACCGTCGTCGCACCTGCCAACTGAACCGCACTATCAGCGGCGAAACGGCGCCCTGATTGCAGGATGGATATTGCTGACGCTCGGATTGGCGTGGCTCCTGGTTCAATTTGCAGGTGATCTCATATCTCCCGGCAGTCGAACCCTGATCGATCAGATCGTCGGCGGTCGGCGGATCGAGATCGACGCAGGGAATGCCGATGTCACCATTATACGCTGGGATCGCCCTGAGTTTCGCGTTCAGGCGCAGCAGGTTGGGTGGTCGATAGGCGACGTCAATGCCGCAGTGCGCACCAATGGCGACACCGTGCAGGTTGCTCACCAGTCCAGTTGCTGGCTGTTCTGTGGCAGGCTGCGCTATGAGATTACGGCGCCGGCTACGGCAGAGGTGCGTGTGACGACCATCAGCGGCGATGTGCGGATAAAAGCCATCGAAGGCGATACAACGGTCAGCACGACCAGCGGTGATGTCCGTCTCGACGGCATCGGCGGCGCTCTGACGGTCAATACTGTCAGTGGCAAAGTCACCCTGCGTTATGGGCGGGTCTCAAGCGCCAGAGTCGGGACTGCCAGCGGCGACGTCGATCTCGGCGGCATCAACGGCTCGCTTGCGGTAACGACCATCTCCGGCAAGATCAAGGTGCGCGACATCGTGGGAGGTCCGGTACGCCTGCAAACGACGAGCGGGAGAGTCAGCGCCGATGGCGCGCTCTCTAGCAACTTCGACATCACGAGCGTATCTGGCGACGTGAGCGTGAAACTTCCCTCGAAGACCGGCTATCTCCTGGTTCTCAGAACCGTGAGCGGCGACGTTGAGGCGCCAGGCGCGCGCGAGAAAGATGCGCCACGTGAATGGCGCGCGACCATTGGCGATGGCACCTATGCGCTCAATATTGCGACGACGAGCGGCGACATTCGGATCAAGAAATAA
- a CDS encoding NYN domain-containing protein: MPLLIDGHNLIAQMPGMHLSDADDEAQLVLLLRRYAALRRGRTIIVVFDHGVYGHPQYLDGYGVTCCFARSPQDADAHLIRRINAIDRPRAWTVVTADRRIAQAAMTRGIKVVDSRTFAQTLLQSANPPRRQQRVDTEKPEQADHSEVEEWLRLFGEKEGEHLS; the protein is encoded by the coding sequence ATGCCGTTGCTGATCGACGGACATAACCTGATCGCACAGATGCCCGGCATGCATCTGTCCGACGCCGATGACGAAGCTCAGCTTGTGTTGCTCCTGAGGCGATATGCAGCGCTGCGACGCGGGCGCACGATCATTGTGGTGTTCGATCACGGCGTCTACGGGCATCCCCAGTATCTCGACGGCTACGGCGTCACCTGTTGCTTTGCGCGTTCGCCACAGGATGCCGACGCCCACCTGATCCGGCGCATCAACGCCATTGACCGTCCGCGCGCGTGGACAGTCGTCACTGCCGATCGTCGGATAGCGCAGGCGGCTATGACCCGTGGCATCAAGGTCGTCGACTCACGCACCTTTGCTCAGACATTGCTCCAGAGTGCGAATCCGCCCCGACGTCAGCAGCGTGTAGACACCGAGAAACCAGAACAGGCGGATCATTCAGAAGTCGAAGAGTGGCTGCGCCTGTTCGGGGAGAAAGAAGGAGAGCATCTCTCGTAG
- a CDS encoding inositol monophosphatase family protein: MLSFAIETARCAGALLLDGLARRRTMELKSAYEVVTEIDRDSEALIVAAIRRTFPDHAILAEEGGRVERESPFLWLIDPLDGTNNYAHGFPFFSISIALMENDTLLLGVVFDPLRNELFSAERGAGAWCNEQRLRVSATPTLASSLVSTGFPYDYATTADNNTRQFTRLQARTQGVRRAGSAALDLAYVAAGRLDAHWELRLKPWDTAAGALLVLEAGGRLSDWRGAPWNPWNDRLVASNGRIHDELIAALAE, from the coding sequence ATGCTATCTTTTGCTATTGAAACCGCACGATGCGCCGGCGCACTCCTGCTCGACGGGCTTGCACGCCGCCGCACGATGGAATTGAAGAGCGCCTACGAAGTCGTGACCGAAATAGACCGGGACAGTGAGGCATTGATCGTCGCTGCTATCCGCCGCACCTTCCCCGATCATGCCATTCTTGCCGAGGAAGGAGGACGGGTGGAGCGGGAGTCGCCCTTCCTCTGGCTCATCGATCCACTCGATGGCACGAACAATTATGCGCACGGGTTTCCTTTTTTTTCGATTTCCATCGCTTTGATGGAGAACGATACGCTCCTCCTCGGCGTGGTGTTCGATCCGTTGCGAAACGAACTCTTCTCTGCCGAACGCGGCGCGGGGGCATGGTGCAACGAGCAGCGCCTGCGCGTGTCCGCAACGCCAACCCTCGCATCATCGCTGGTCTCGACAGGGTTCCCCTACGATTATGCGACAACCGCCGACAACAACACCCGGCAATTCACCCGCCTCCAGGCGCGCACGCAGGGGGTTCGGCGCGCCGGCTCTGCGGCGCTCGACCTGGCATATGTGGCAGCGGGGCGGCTCGATGCACACTGGGAGCTGCGCCTGAAACCGTGGGATACGGCGGCTGGCGCGTTACTCGTGCTGGAAGCCGGCGGGCGCCTGTCCGATTGGCGTGGAGCGCCCTGGAATCCCTGGAACGACCGACTGGTTGCATCCAATGGTCGCATCCACGATGAGTTGATCGCGGCGCTTGCCGAATAG
- a CDS encoding SPL family radical SAM protein, whose translation MAYYVEERISGTAIGPRRPVINEYFLSSYTMAIYGGCEFGCPYCDGWAVQQRPLNERVRVPVDLPECVQRDLDGLDRGDLVGITALSDPYQPAELTYRLTRQTLRTFAEHNQPVLILTKSPTVVEDLAILERIHATSLAIVMFTLLTTDSHLAEKIEDRTPAPALRLDAIATLKRAGIPVGVALMPVLPYVNDTDLILHTTLNAIADAGADFVVWDYLLIPDERHRGRVNDMLARIGRYPPSYYRDLYRGRALPDLTYRNERDQALLERCDALNLPVRAPHAIYAGRLRPQNEAALLLKHTAFRDSVQGRAHLARQGYELADLIYTGQATDAQLRASPLYDTLNAILSRSRVAES comes from the coding sequence ATGGCGTACTACGTCGAAGAGCGGATTTCTGGAACAGCCATCGGACCACGACGCCCCGTTATCAACGAGTACTTTCTATCGTCGTATACGATGGCCATCTACGGCGGCTGCGAGTTTGGCTGTCCATACTGCGACGGATGGGCAGTTCAACAGCGTCCGCTCAACGAGCGCGTGCGCGTACCTGTCGATCTGCCGGAATGCGTTCAGCGCGATCTCGATGGGTTGGACCGCGGCGATCTGGTCGGAATCACCGCGTTGAGCGATCCATATCAGCCCGCCGAACTCACGTATCGCCTCACACGCCAGACTCTACGCACATTCGCGGAACACAACCAACCAGTGTTGATCCTTACCAAAAGCCCGACGGTTGTAGAAGACCTTGCAATCCTGGAACGCATCCATGCGACCAGTCTGGCGATTGTCATGTTCACGCTGCTCACGACCGATTCGCATCTGGCAGAAAAGATCGAGGATCGCACGCCAGCCCCTGCCTTGCGTCTCGATGCCATCGCAACCCTTAAACGTGCTGGCATCCCCGTCGGCGTGGCGCTTATGCCCGTGCTGCCCTATGTCAACGATACCGACCTGATCCTTCACACAACGCTCAATGCCATTGCCGACGCTGGCGCTGATTTTGTCGTCTGGGATTATCTGCTCATTCCAGATGAGCGCCACCGCGGGCGAGTCAACGATATGCTGGCGCGTATTGGCCGCTATCCGCCTTCCTATTACCGCGACCTGTACCGTGGTCGTGCGCTGCCCGACCTGACCTATCGCAACGAGCGCGATCAGGCGCTGCTGGAGCGGTGCGATGCGCTCAATCTGCCGGTGCGCGCTCCTCACGCGATCTACGCCGGTCGGCTACGTCCGCAGAACGAAGCTGCGCTGCTCCTGAAGCATACCGCATTCCGTGATAGTGTTCAGGGACGCGCGCACCTGGCACGCCAGGGATATGAACTCGCCGACCTGATCTACACCGGTCAGGCAACCGATGCGCAGTTGCGCGCCAGCCCATTGTACGATACGCTCAACGCCATTTTGTCGCGCTCGCGCGTGGCAGAGTCCTGA
- the ilvA gene encoding threonine ammonia-lyase — MPITLDDIRAARAALRGIIIETPLLPDERLSQELNASIWLKAECTQRSGSFKVRGAYTMISRLPDAARQRGVIAPSAGNHAQGVALAARLLGLPATIVMPERAPLTKIIATQRLGAEVILHGATFDDAQAYARRLEAERGMVYVPAFDHEHIIIGQGTLGLEIAEALPDLSLIIVPIGGGGLISGIALALRAILPHVRIIGVQSAGCAPVPRSLAAGRPIAVSSAHTIADGIAVKRPGALTLSIIRDLVDEVVTVDDDSIARAIAHTVQHNRLVVEGAGAAGLAALISGQVTPRSGETVCVPLCGGNIDSNLLTRVLEQVAVRQGRYLLLKSTLEDRPGNLAPLLVRVAESGANVIDIFHRRAVWLAPLDRVGIELVLEVRDEQHGQQVIQHLSASGYHVEREGVGGWPE; from the coding sequence ATGCCAATCACCCTCGACGACATTCGCGCCGCGCGTGCAGCATTGCGCGGCATTATCATCGAAACGCCGTTACTCCCTGATGAGCGTCTCTCCCAGGAACTCAATGCATCGATCTGGCTCAAGGCGGAATGCACCCAACGAAGCGGATCGTTCAAGGTGCGCGGAGCCTATACGATGATCAGCCGTCTGCCTGACGCTGCGCGGCAACGCGGGGTTATCGCACCATCGGCAGGCAATCATGCGCAAGGGGTAGCCCTGGCAGCGCGGTTGCTGGGTTTGCCCGCAACGATTGTGATGCCTGAGCGCGCGCCGTTGACGAAAATCATAGCCACTCAACGCCTCGGCGCAGAGGTTATCCTGCACGGCGCGACCTTCGACGATGCACAGGCGTATGCCCGTCGTCTGGAGGCGGAACGTGGCATGGTCTACGTACCGGCGTTCGACCACGAACACATCATCATCGGTCAGGGGACGCTTGGACTGGAAATTGCCGAGGCGCTGCCCGATCTCAGCCTGATCATCGTTCCGATCGGCGGTGGCGGTCTGATCAGCGGAATTGCGCTGGCGCTCAGGGCGATCCTGCCCCACGTGCGTATCATCGGCGTGCAGTCCGCTGGCTGTGCTCCGGTGCCGCGATCACTTGCCGCCGGACGCCCTATCGCCGTTTCCAGCGCACACACGATTGCCGACGGCATCGCCGTCAAACGACCGGGAGCATTGACCCTTTCGATCATTCGTGATCTGGTCGATGAGGTGGTCACTGTCGATGATGACTCCATTGCACGCGCCATTGCGCACACGGTGCAGCACAATCGTCTGGTCGTCGAAGGAGCCGGCGCTGCCGGACTGGCAGCGTTGATCAGCGGGCAGGTGACGCCCCGCAGCGGGGAGACCGTGTGTGTGCCGCTGTGCGGCGGTAACATCGACAGCAACCTGTTGACCCGCGTGCTCGAACAGGTCGCCGTGCGGCAGGGGCGCTACCTGCTGCTCAAATCGACCCTCGAGGATCGCCCTGGCAACCTGGCGCCGCTCCTCGTGCGCGTTGCCGAGTCGGGCGCGAATGTTATCGATATTTTTCATCGCCGCGCCGTCTGGCTGGCGCCACTCGACCGGGTCGGCATCGAACTGGTGCTTGAGGTGCGCGATGAACAGCATGGCCAGCAGGTCATTCAGCACCTGAGCGCCTCCGGCTACCATGTAGAGCGCGAAGGCGTCGGTGGATGGCCCGAATAG